The proteins below come from a single Phycisphaerae bacterium genomic window:
- a CDS encoding right-handed parallel beta-helix repeat-containing protein — MRLVISAIMIVIGMSPCIAVGGPPVGEDTSAVMKEIPREQVQALADSIAGHTLIVDWHGTWDYATIQEALDAAQSGDTIIVLPSTGSPSGAYVENITIPAIPLTLRSINPEDPAVVAATIIDGNQAGSVVTFAEGASTETGLNGFTIRNGTGTVSGDFRNGGGIYCSSSSPMITNCTITGNTVSNSGGGVYCSSSSPTILNCMITENNADASDGGSASGQGGGISCSDASSPMIINCTITSNGAYALDSGDTNGQGAGVFCSSASSPTITNCTIAENHAIFDGGGVSCNNSSPTITNCTITGNKGLPGGGIACIESSPTITNCTIGENGDRGIYCHNSSPTITNCTITGNSGYRGGGVECRSSSPTITNCTIARNSASTGGGVHCWDHSSPTIANCTITGNGAFSGGGIYCSEYSSPTIANCTMAGNNASDGGGIYCYSSSPTITNNIVAFNSAAIYNTGSGAPVLRYNCVFGNTGYNYSGVTDPTGTDGNVSADPKLADVPHGNVHIQPDSPCREAGDDAVVQAGWLDMDGQPRIQDGRVDIGADESDGTRHQPGPYVIVRVAPDGDDSYDGSRWGLAKRTVQAGIDAAATAGGEVWVRAGTYLERITLHSYAHVYGGFSGLESQRGQRAWAANPTVLDGQADGSVITIEAGYRVSTIDGFIVRNGHASEYLFGDYGGGICCRSSSPAIANCTIVGNIADYAGGGVSCSGSFPTIVNCTITGNSTEIGGGVYCSSSSATIVNCTITENSAYSGGGIYHERSSSPTIANCIIAGNNAVGGAGGGVYCYLSFVRISNCVIKENSAPHGGGVYCGASSVFQSPSIANCAITRNNATSGGGITCRGSSPKITNCTLVSNSAPDGGGVVWFPMPNAVTSPTITNTIVAFNTSGFYGVNGSPFPGVLTLQYNCVYGNTAYDFSGVADPTGTNGNLSADPLFRSASPGPDATWGTTDDVLNSLRLQAESPCIDAGNNADVPADLADLDGDGDTTEPMPFDLAGLLRFVDDPATADTGAGTPPIVDMGAYEYFLTAKADFDTDGDVDSDDLAVFEACATGPAVPYNPAELPEPEPGCTLTPNGNGHIAADFDEDSDVDQSDFGMFQRCYSGEGNTADPDCTN, encoded by the coding sequence ATGCGTCTTGTCATTTCAGCTATCATGATCGTGATAGGGATGAGTCCGTGTATTGCGGTAGGCGGGCCGCCCGTCGGAGAAGACACGTCAGCGGTGATGAAAGAGATCCCACGTGAGCAGGTTCAGGCGTTGGCGGATTCGATCGCCGGCCACACCTTGATTGTGGATTGGCACGGCACCTGGGACTACGCCACGATCCAGGAGGCGCTCGACGCGGCCCAGTCCGGCGACACGATTATCGTGCTGCCCTCGACCGGTTCGCCCAGCGGCGCCTATGTCGAGAACATCACCATCCCCGCCATCCCGCTCACGCTGCGGAGCATCAATCCGGAGGATCCCGCCGTCGTCGCCGCAACCATCATCGACGGCAACCAGGCCGGGAGTGTGGTGACGTTCGCCGAGGGCGCTTCCACAGAAACCGGGTTGAATGGCTTCACCATTCGCAATGGCACCGGGACGGTTTCAGGGGATTTCCGCAACGGCGGGGGAATCTACTGCTCCTCTTCTTCCCCGATGATCACCAACTGCACAATCACAGGAAACACCGTGTCAAACAGCGGTGGCGGAGTCTACTGCTCCTCTTCGTCCCCCACGATTCTCAACTGCATGATCACGGAAAACAACGCGGATGCTTCGGACGGCGGCAGCGCCAGCGGCCAGGGCGGTGGGATTTCCTGCAGCGACGCGTCCTCCCCGATGATCATCAACTGCACGATCACGAGTAACGGCGCGTATGCCTTGGACAGCGGCGACACCAACGGCCAGGGTGCTGGGGTCTTCTGTAGCAGCGCTTCGTCCCCGACAATCACCAACTGTACCATAGCGGAAAATCACGCGATATTCGACGGCGGCGGGGTCAGTTGCAACAATTCCTCACCGACGATCACCAACTGCACAATCACGGGAAACAAAGGGTTACCTGGTGGCGGAATCGCCTGTATCGAATCCTCCCCGACAATCACCAATTGCACGATCGGGGAAAACGGCGACCGTGGGATCTACTGCCACAATTCTTCCCCGACAATCACCAATTGCACGATCACGGGAAACAGCGGGTATCGGGGTGGCGGGGTCGAATGCCGCTCTTCCTCCCCGACGATTACCAACTGCACGATCGCGAGAAACAGTGCATCAACGGGTGGCGGGGTGCACTGCTGGGATCACTCCTCCCCGACAATTGCCAACTGCACGATCACGGGAAACGGCGCATTTTCCGGCGGCGGGATCTATTGCAGCGAGTATTCTTCGCCGACGATCGCCAACTGCACGATGGCGGGAAACAACGCATCGGACGGCGGCGGGATCTACTGCTACAGCAGCTCCCCGACGATCACGAACAACATCGTCGCCTTTAATTCAGCCGCGATCTACAACACCGGATCAGGTGCACCGGTGCTGCGGTACAACTGTGTCTTCGGCAATACGGGATACAATTATTCCGGGGTGACCGACCCTACGGGGACTGATGGCAACGTCTCAGCCGACCCCAAGCTGGCCGACGTACCCCACGGCAACGTCCACATCCAGCCTGACTCGCCCTGCAGGGAGGCCGGCGACGATGCCGTGGTACAGGCCGGCTGGCTGGATATGGACGGCCAGCCCCGCATTCAGGATGGGCGCGTGGACATCGGGGCCGACGAATCAGATGGGACTCGGCACCAGCCGGGCCCCTATGTGATCGTCCGGGTTGCTCCCGATGGCGATGACAGCTATGACGGGTCGCGCTGGGGCTTGGCCAAGCGGACGGTCCAGGCGGGCATCGATGCGGCCGCTACGGCCGGTGGCGAAGTCTGGGTGAGGGCCGGCACCTACCTGGAACGGATCACACTTCATTCGTACGCACATGTCTACGGTGGCTTTTCCGGCCTGGAGAGCCAACGTGGCCAGCGCGCCTGGGCCGCCAATCCGACGGTTCTGGATGGCCAAGCCGATGGTTCCGTGATCACGATTGAAGCCGGTTACCGGGTCAGCACGATTGACGGCTTCATCGTTCGTAACGGCCACGCGTCAGAATACTTGTTCGGAGATTATGGGGGCGGAATCTGCTGTCGCTCTTCCTCCCCGGCGATTGCCAACTGCACGATCGTGGGGAACATCGCGGACTATGCCGGTGGCGGGGTCTCCTGTAGTGGTTCCTTCCCGACGATCGTCAACTGCACGATCACGGGAAACAGCACTGAGATCGGCGGTGGAGTCTACTGCTCCTCTTCATCCGCGACGATTGTCAACTGCACGATCACGGAAAACAGCGCGTACTCTGGCGGTGGGATTTACCACGAGCGCTCTTCCTCTCCGACGATCGCCAACTGCATCATCGCGGGAAACAACGCGGTAGGCGGCGCCGGCGGCGGAGTCTACTGTTATCTTTCCTTTGTCAGAATCAGTAATTGCGTCATCAAGGAAAACAGTGCTCCGCACGGCGGTGGGGTCTACTGCGGCGCGAGCTCTGTTTTCCAGTCCCCGAGCATCGCAAACTGTGCGATCACGAGAAACAACGCAACATCTGGCGGCGGAATCACGTGTAGGGGGTCGTCCCCGAAGATCACCAACTGCACGCTCGTGAGCAATAGCGCACCAGATGGCGGCGGAGTCGTCTGGTTCCCTATGCCTAACGCTGTTACCTCCCCGACCATCACGAACACTATCGTGGCGTTCAATACCTCGGGGTTCTACGGAGTTAACGGCTCCCCGTTTCCGGGCGTACTGACGTTGCAGTACAACTGCGTTTACGGCAACACGGCATATGACTTCTCGGGCGTTGCCGACCCCACTGGCACCAACGGCAACCTTTCTGCGGATCCTCTGTTCCGCTCGGCCAGCCCCGGCCCAGATGCCACCTGGGGAACTACGGATGATGTCCTGAACAGCTTACGACTACAGGCCGAATCACCGTGCATTGATGCGGGGAACAATGCCGATGTGCCGGCTGACCTGGCCGACCTCGATGGCGACGGCGACACGACCGAGCCGATGCCGTTCGATCTGGCCGGGCTGTTGCGCTTTGTGGATGATCCGGCCACTGCGGACACCGGCGCGGGCACGCCGCCAATCGTGGACATGGGCGCGTACGAATATTTTCTCACCGCCAAGGCCGACTTCGATACTGACGGCGATGTGGATTCAGACGAT